The genomic window CCGGGGCTCGGTCGTGTCTTCCTAGAGCTTCGTCCAGGCCTCCGTCAGGACCGAGCGCAGGATCTGCTCGATCTCGTCGAAGGTGGACTGGTCGGAGATCAGCGGCGGGGCCAGCTGGACGACCGGGTCGCCGCGGTCGTCGGCGCGGCAGTACAGACCGGCGTCGAAGAGCGCCTTGGAGAGGAAGCCGTACAGGACGCGCTCGGTCTCCTCCTCGTTGAAGGACTCCTTGGTGTGCTTGTCCTTCACCAGCTCGATGCCGTAGAAGAAGCCGTTGCCGCGGACGTCGCCGACGATCGGCAGGTCGTGCAGCTTCTGCAGCGTCGAGAGGAACGCGCCCTCGTTGTCGAGCACGTGCTGGTTGAGCTTCTCGCGCTCGAACAGTTCGAGGTTGGCGATGCCCACGGCCGCGGAGACCGGGTGGCCGCCGAAGGTGTAGCCGTGCAGGAAGGTGTTGTCGCCCTTGTAGAACGGCTCGGCGAGCCGGTCGGAGACGATGCAGGCACCGATGGGGGAGTAGCCCGAGGTCATGCCCTTGGCGCAGGTGATCATGTCCGGCACGTAGCCGAACTTGTCACAGGCGAAGGTCTTGCCGAGCCGGCCGAAGGCGCAGATGACCTCGTCCGACACGAGCAGCACGTCGTACTGGTCGCAGATCTCGCGGACCCGCTGGAAGTACCCGGGCGGCGGCGGGAAGCAGCCGCCGGCGTTCTGCACCGGCTCCAGGAAGACCGCGGCGACGGTGTCGGGGCCCTCGAAGAGGATCTCCTGCTCGATCTGGTCGGCGGCCCAGCGGCCGAACGCCTCGGGGTCGTCGCCGTGCAGCGGGGCGCGGTAGATGTTGGTGTTCGGCACCTTGTGCGCGCCGGGCACCAGCGGCTCGAACGGGGCCTTCAGGCCCGGCAGGCCGGTGATGGACAGGGCGCCCTGCGGGGTGCCGTGGTAGGCGACCGCGCGCGAGATGACCTTGTACTTGGTCGGCTTGCCGATGAGCTTGAAGTACTGCTTGGCGAGCTTCCAGGCGGTCTCGACCGCTTCGCCGCCGCCGGTGGTGAAGAAGACCTTGTTCAGGTCGCCGGGGGCCTCGTTCGCCAGCCGCTCGGCCAGTTCCACCGCCTGCGGGTGGGCGTACGACCACACGGGGAAGAACGCGAGCTGCTCGGCCTGCTTGGCGGCGACCTCGGCGAGTTCCCTGCGTCCGTGGCCGGCCTGCACCACGAACAGGCCGGCGAGGCCGTCGAGGTAGCGCTTGCCCTTGTCGTCGTAGATGTAAGTGCCCTCACCACGGACGATGGTGGGAACGGGCGAGTTCTCGTACGACGACATGCGGGTGAAGTGCATCCACAGGTGGTCGTAGGCGGACTTCGAAAGGTCGCTGCGGTCCTTGCTCACGGCTATCGGGTTCCCCACATATAGGTCTGCTTCTTGAGCTTGAGGTAGACGAAGCTCTCGGTGGAGCGCACACCGGGGAGGGTGCGGATGCGCCGGTTGATCACTTCCAGCAGGTGGTCGTCGTCCTCGCAGACGATCTCCACCATGAGGTCGAACGAGCCCGCCGTCATCACGACGTACTCGCACTCCGACATGGCAGTCAGTGCGTCGGCCACCGGGTCCAGGTCGCCCTCGACGTTGATCCCGACCATCGCCTGGCGCCGCAGACCCACGGTGAGCGGGTCGGTGACGGCGACGATCTGCATCACGCCCTGATCGAGCAGCTTCTGGACGCGCTGCCGGACGGCCGCTTCGGACAGGCCCACGGCCTTGCCGATCGCGGCGTACGGACGGCGTCCGTCCTCCTGGAGCTGCTCGATGATCGCCAGGGAGACGGCATCGATCGTCGGGGACGATCCGCTCCCGGTCCTGGAGTCTGTGCTTCGACTTGCCACGCCCACACTGTGCACCGGAGTCGTCGATACCGCAACCCGTCAGCGATGAAATTCGTTGTTCTCGGCTTCGAATCTCACCGATTTCGAAGTCGAGGGGGGTCGGGCCTGTCGAAAGCGTCGCCTGGCGGGCTAGCCTGGGCGGCATAGGCTCGTGGGTGGGGTGAGGGCGTCTCACCCATCGGACATCTGAGGAGGGGTGGCTGTGACCACCGAACTGCGTCGTCTGCGCAATTACATCGACGGGGAGTTCCGGGACGCCGCGGACGGGCGGACCATCGAGGTGGTCAACCCGGCCACCGGCGAGGCGTACGCGACGTCGCCGCTCTCCGGTCAGGCGGACGTCGACGCCGCCATGGCCGCCGCCGCCGCGGCCTTCCCGGCCTGGCGCGACACCACGCCCGCCGAGCGCCAGAAGGTCCTGCTGAAGATCGCGGACGCCTTCGAGGAGCGGGCCGAGGAGCTGATCGCCGCCGAGTCCGAGAACACGGGCAAGCCGATCGAGCTCACCCGCACCGAAGAGATCCCTCCGATGGTCGACCAGATCCGCTTCTTCGCGGGCGCGGCGCGGATGCTGGAGGGCCGCTCGGCCGGTGAGTACATGGAGGGGATGACCTCGATCATCCGCCGTGAGCCGGTCGGCGTCTGCGCCCAGGTCGCGCCGTGGAACTACCCGATGATGATGGCGGTGTGGAAGTTCGCGCCGGCGCTGGCCGCGGGCAACACCGTGGTGCTGAAGCCCTCGGACACCACCCCGGCGTCCACCGTCCTCATCGCCGAGATCATCGGCTCGGTCGTGCCCAAGGGCGTCTTCAACGTCCTGTGCGGCGACCGCGACACGGGCCGCATGATGGTCGAGCACCCGGTCCCGGCGATGGCCTCCATCACCGGCTCGGTACGGGCCGGCATGCAGGTCGCCGAGTCCGCGGCCAAGGACGTCAAGCGCGTCCACCTGGAGCTGGGCGGCAAGGCGCCGGTCGTCGTCTTCGAGGACACCGACATCGCGAAGGCCGTCGAGGACATCTCGGTGGCGGGCTTCTTCAACGCGGGCCAGGACTGTACGGCGGCGACGCGCGTGCTCGTGCACGAGTCGATCCACGACGAGTTCGTGGCGGCGCTCGCGAAGGCGGCCAAGGACACCAAGACCGGGCAGCCGGACGACGCGGACGTGCTCTACGGCCCGCTGAACAACGCCAACCAGCTCAAGCAGGTCTCCGGCTTCGTCGACCGGCTGCCGGCGCACGCGAAGGTGGAGGCGGGGGGCCACCAGGTCGGCGACAAGGGCTACTTCTACGCCCCGACGGTCGTGTCCGGGCTGAAGCAGGACGACGAGATCATCCAGAACGAGGTCTTCGGTCCCGTCATCACGGTCCAGTCCTTCCGCGACGAGGAGCAGGCGCTCG from Streptomyces sp. FIT100 includes these protein-coding regions:
- a CDS encoding aspartate aminotransferase family protein, producing the protein MGNPIAVSKDRSDLSKSAYDHLWMHFTRMSSYENSPVPTIVRGEGTYIYDDKGKRYLDGLAGLFVVQAGHGRRELAEVAAKQAEQLAFFPVWSYAHPQAVELAERLANEAPGDLNKVFFTTGGGEAVETAWKLAKQYFKLIGKPTKYKVISRAVAYHGTPQGALSITGLPGLKAPFEPLVPGAHKVPNTNIYRAPLHGDDPEAFGRWAADQIEQEILFEGPDTVAAVFLEPVQNAGGCFPPPPGYFQRVREICDQYDVLLVSDEVICAFGRLGKTFACDKFGYVPDMITCAKGMTSGYSPIGACIVSDRLAEPFYKGDNTFLHGYTFGGHPVSAAVGIANLELFEREKLNQHVLDNEGAFLSTLQKLHDLPIVGDVRGNGFFYGIELVKDKHTKESFNEEETERVLYGFLSKALFDAGLYCRADDRGDPVVQLAPPLISDQSTFDEIEQILRSVLTEAWTKL
- a CDS encoding Lrp/AsnC family transcriptional regulator; the protein is MASRSTDSRTGSGSSPTIDAVSLAIIEQLQEDGRRPYAAIGKAVGLSEAAVRQRVQKLLDQGVMQIVAVTDPLTVGLRRQAMVGINVEGDLDPVADALTAMSECEYVVMTAGSFDLMVEIVCEDDDHLLEVINRRIRTLPGVRSTESFVYLKLKKQTYMWGTR
- a CDS encoding gamma-aminobutyraldehyde dehydrogenase, which produces MTTELRRLRNYIDGEFRDAADGRTIEVVNPATGEAYATSPLSGQADVDAAMAAAAAAFPAWRDTTPAERQKVLLKIADAFEERAEELIAAESENTGKPIELTRTEEIPPMVDQIRFFAGAARMLEGRSAGEYMEGMTSIIRREPVGVCAQVAPWNYPMMMAVWKFAPALAAGNTVVLKPSDTTPASTVLIAEIIGSVVPKGVFNVLCGDRDTGRMMVEHPVPAMASITGSVRAGMQVAESAAKDVKRVHLELGGKAPVVVFEDTDIAKAVEDISVAGFFNAGQDCTAATRVLVHESIHDEFVAALAKAAKDTKTGQPDDADVLYGPLNNANQLKQVSGFVDRLPAHAKVEAGGHQVGDKGYFYAPTVVSGLKQDDEIIQNEVFGPVITVQSFRDEEQALEYANGVEYALASSVWTKDHARAMRMSRSLDFGCVWINTHIPLVAEMPHGGFKKSGYGKDLSAYGFDDYTRIKHVMTSLDA